AAAAATGGATCAAAAATTTTGTCCAAAATTTCCTTTGCCACACCAGGTCCCGAATCTTCAATACTAACATAGGCAAATGGATTATTTTTTAAAACAGTTTGGTTGATTTCAATAATTAGTTTGCCTTTCCCATTCATTGATTGGATTGAATTTTGGATCATGTTGGTCCAAACTTGATTGAGTTCATCCGGGTAACATTCAATCGGTGGAATATTGAAAAAATTTGTTTTTAAATCAATTCCGTGTTTGAGTGAACCTTGTAAAATGGTTAGTATCTGATTGAGTGAATCTGACAATTGAATTGTTTTGATTTCTGCTTTCGGATCAAAATGAGTGAAATTTTTGAGTGCTTGTGCGATTTTGATGGCTCTATTGGCGGATGATTGGATTGCGTTTGTGCCTTGTAGGATGTTTACAATTTTTTCTGCCAAAAGAAGTAGTGCTTTGGAATTGTATTCAATCAAAATTTGGATCCAATCTTTCGGTATTTCTTTGATTCCAAGTGTCACAAAAATATCTGCATATTGTTCATTATAGTTAATATTAAATTGTTCTAATTCTTTTTGGAAAATTATCTTTTTTTGTCGGAATTCTAAACCAGTCGGGAGATTCTCTTGGACTAAAGCTTGTTCAATTAGGGAATCAATAAAAGGAAAACTTTTTTTGGAAATCGATTCTAATTGAGGAAGTTGTTTAAAAAAATCGGAAATATTCTCTCGGATGGAGTCACTCGTTAAAATGACAGCACTCAATGGTGAATTGATCTCATGGGCAACACTTGTGACTGTCATTCCTATTGATGATAGTTTTTCTGATTGGATGAGTTGGAATAATACATCCTTAAATTTAATCTCTGCTGATACAATTTCACCCGAGATATGTTTTGATAAAAAGAGAGATTGGAAAAAAACAAATAATAATAACCCAGTGTTTAAATACATTGGTTCTGATTTGTGCATCAATGTATGGGCTATATCATTTGTTGCCGATCCTATAAGAAACATTACCGATAATCCTAGATAAACAAATCCAGATCGTTTGTCTTTTATGTAGCAAAATATCAAATAAAATAGTAAAAGTAGAATCGGTATAATCAAACATAAAACATAAAAGTGAAATCGGCTTATGTAGTTAACTGGTCCAAAAATCGTATTGGTAATAGGAATTAGCATAAGAAATGAAAATCCATATATGATTTTTCGATTGATGTATTCTTTTGTAAGGCAATGGATATAAAATAGACCTGCAACTACTCCTGCATATTCAGAAAATAAATCGATTCTATAAACAACTTCCCCCATTTCCTTTCCTATGAGTAAAAATAAGCTTTGAGAACCTGTGGAAATAATTTGGAAAAACATAAAAATACAAAATAAAAAAAAGTATAAGGAACCTTTTACTTTTTTCCGTGTGAAATAAATACCCAATTGGTACAATCCTAAAAACAACAATCCACCTGCAAGTGTCGCTTCTAGTAGGATTGACGTTTTTATTGTTTCTTGGATTGATTCTTCAAGTCCTAAGATGGGTGCGATTCGAATCCCTCCATATTTATAAAATCTATTTTTTACGTGAAATGTGATTGTGGTAGTAGGTTTGTCCGTATTTTTTAAAGCGACTACTTTCGGTTTACGCTCCATATAACCAGTTTCATCTTCAACTGTTCCAAATGTTCCGATTAACTCTGAATCTTGAAAGACCAAACAGTCAGAATGTATCATTTCTAAATAGAGTGCAAAGTTCTTTTGTTTGGTTGGAAATTGTACTGATATTTGGTAAGTTCCAATTCCAAATCCTTCATTCTCTCTATTCGGATTGTATTTGTTCCAATTGGGAACATCTGGAATGGAAACAAGAAATGTGTTTTTGGTATCTTCAAATGTAAAAACATTCGGAGTGAATTTCCATTCACCATATAGAGGAAAACTCGGATGGATTAGAAGGGCATTGTTTGTAACATTCAAATTCCCGGATATGATTTTAGGAATCACTTCATCCTTCTGAGAACAGGATATAAAGAAGGCAAAACTAAAGAATAAAATCATCTTATGATGTGCCTTCATTTTTTTCATTTCACCTGTTTAGAATCGCCCCTTAACAGACTCCTTTTTTAAAATTGGTCAAGTTTAATTTGACAGAATCTTTGATTAGAAATTTAGAATTTTTATAACTACCGAAATACTTTTGTTAGATGGCATTGTGCCGATAAATGGTCAATTAGTGAGTTCCCAAGGGATGGTTTTCTTAGCAAAACATAATCTATTCCTCATAAAATGCCTCAGAAAATGACGTTCGAGCGTGCCGAATGAATGGTAAAAAAAGAAATAATCCGGGACAATTTTTATAATAGATGGTTGACTTGTAGTGTACATTCCCAATGATGGTGAAACGGTGATTGAGTGAAGCCTGGAAGGGAACCAACTTGATTGCTAACTAAGATCTTTTACAACATACACAGTAGCGTGACTCCAAGACAATTCTAGCGAGAATAACCGAGGGAATGGAAACATTTTCTCAAATGAAGACTAGGTGTAGTTGTTACAGCATTCGGCTGATAACAACAACTCTGTAATTAATAAATTGGTAGCAATACCGATTTCAACACGGAGAGTTTGATCCTGGCTCAGAACTAACGCTGGCGGCGCGTCTTAAACATGCAAGTCAAACGGGTAGCAATACCAGTGGCGAACGGGTGAGTAATACATGGATAACCTACCTAAAAGTTGGGGATAACACAGAGAAATTTGTGCTAATACCGAATGTGACGGTTCCTGGTAGCAGGGATTGGTTAAAGCAGCAATGCGCTTTTAGATGGGTCCATGGCTGATTAGCTAGTTGGTGGGGTAAAGGCCTACCAAGGCGACGATCAGTAGCCGGCCTGAGAGGGTGAACGGCCACAATGGAACTGAGACACGGTCCATACTCCTACGGGAGGCAGCAGTTAAGAATCTTGCTCAATGGGCGAAAGCCTGAAGCAGCGACGCCGCGTGAACGATGAAGGTCTTCGGATTGTAAAGTTCAGTAAGTAGGGACGAAAAAAATGACGGTACCTACCTAAAGCACCGGCTAACTACGTGCCAGCAGCCGCGGTAATACGTATGGTGCAAGCGTTGTTCGGAATCATTGGGCGTAAAGGGTGTGTAGGCGGACTAACAAGTCAGGTGTGAAATCTTCGGGCTCAACTCGAAACCTGCATTTGAAACTGTTAGTCTGGAATCTGGGAGAGGCAAGTGGAATTTCTGGTGTAGCGGTGAAATGCGTAGATATCAGAAGGAACACCGATGGCGAAGGCAACTTGCTGGCCTAAGATTGACGCTGAAACACGAAAGCGTGGGTAGTGAACGGGATTAGATACCCCGGTAATCCACGCCCTAAACGTTGTCTACCAGTTGTTAGAGGTATTAACTCCTCTAGTAACGAACCTAACGGATTAAGTAGACCGCCTGGGGACTACGCTCGCAAGAGTGAAACTCAAAGGAATTGACGGGGGTCCGCACAAGCGGTGGAGCATGTGGTTTAATTCGATGATACGCGAAAAACCTTACCTAGGCTTGACATGCACGTGAATCATGTAGAGATACATGAGCCTTCGGGCGCGTGCACAGGTGCTGCATGGCTGTCGTCAGCTCGTGTCGTGAGATGTTGGGTTAAGTCCCGCAACGAGCGCAACCCTTACTTTCTGTTGCCATCATTCAGTTGGGCACTCGGAAAGAACTGCCGGTGACAAACCGGAGGAAGGCGGGGATGACGTCAAGTCCTCATGGCCTTTATGTCTAGGGCAACACACGTGCTACAATGGCCGGTACAGAGGGTCGCCAAAGCGCAAGCTGGAGCTAATCTCTTAAAACCGGTCCCAGTTCAGATTGGAGTCTGCAACTCGACTCCATGAAGTCGGAATCGCTAGTAATCGCGGATCAGCATGCCGCGGTGAATACGTTCCCGGACCTTGTACACACCGCCCGTCACACCATCTGAGTGGGGAGCACCCGAAGAGGTTGTCCTTAACCGCAAGGGGAGGCACTTCTAAGGTGAAACTCGTGAAGAGGGTGAAGTCGTAACAAGGTAGCCGTATCGGAAGGTGCGGCTGGATCACCTCCTTTTATAAAGGAAACCAATTACCTTTCGTTAGGATTGTTGTCACGCTACGTTGTATATTGTAAAAGTTCCCTTCGACAGGCTCAGGGAACTCCTTCGATACTAGAAAGGAATTTAAGAGAACAGTTGGCGGGGAAGGATGCGGAGTAACGAAGTGTATCGAAGCATCGGATATAGTTCAATTACTAACCTCGCTAAGTTAGCGGGGTTTTTTTATGCCCTAAGAAGGATTCTGTATATTGAGAAAGTATTTCTCTTGGTTTAGCTTTACCTTTGGGATACAAATATCTCCGTACGTAGATGAGTATAGACTAGGAATTGTCGGTCCATCGCTCGATGGGAATATATTTCATAGGTGAAGATGAAGCTAACAATAAAAACATGAAGTTTTAAATGATTCCTCAAATTTTTCAGACTCAACTGCTATACCTGGATATATGCCATCTCTTAAGGAATCGATATAAATACTTGAACTCACCTGAATAGGGTGAAAGGGGAAACGTTGCATCTTCAGGCTCTCTATTGGATGCAGACCATTACTTGTTAAAAAGACTTACTCAATTCTTTTTCCGCATCTTTTATCGTGATTTGCCCATTCATAAGCATAGGTAAAAGCCAGTCGCGGAGTTCGGTGAGTTTTTGGTTTTCAAGTTCCAGTAGATTCTGTTTTTTGAAAATAGGTGATAGAATATCCGTGAGGCTAGTTACTTGATTTTTGTTAGGAAGCAATAGCTTGATAGATTTAAGGACACCACCGGAAATTTCTTTGAATGTTGAACCTGATGAATACTTTTCAATTAAAGGAATTAAATTCTTAATAAGGTAATAAACAATTATAGAAGTGTATCCTTTGTTAGGAACAATATTTTTGAATCCCTGATTCGTGGTTAAAGGTTCTCTTGCAATAGCCATGTAACCAATTGGTGCTCGAGAACTCAAAAGTATAGTACCTTCGGGCATCATCTTAAGAGAGGCCTTTTCCATTCCCCGTCTACTTACGCAGACTTCTCCTTTAGTTATGTATTTATTTCCGACATTCATGGATAAATCTTTTGGAGTTATCCATGGTATTCCATTTTTTTGAAAGTTCTCATCTTCATCAGTTGATGGTGTGCTGCCACCAACGATTTCACCAATGTCTTGAACGGTTCCCACTTCCCATCCCTCAGGTATTTTCCTCTTCAACTCTTCATTCCAAACCATTTTGCCACCGCTGGCTTTGTAGGGTTTGCCGTTTTTATCGGGAAAATCAAATTGCACAAACCAATAATCATAAATGGTTTTTGCCATGGCTTCTAACTCGGCATTGATGCGGTTGTTGAGAGAGATTTTTTCATTTAATGAGTATAAAAAGTCACCAATCTTTTTTTGAGTATCATAATCAGGGAGATATAGCTTTAGATAAGAAAAAATATCTTCGTTCAAACTAGCTCTAAGTGTAAGAACGGCATTGTTTGTCATTGTTTTCCGGAAGAATTTACTTCTTAGGTAAAAGCCCATGTATTTAGGATAGGTAACATCGGATTGTGTAGGTCTTAATCTTTTCACAAATCCGCTGAATGTTGCTCGAGGGTAATCTTTAAGAACAACACAGCTCATTCCTAACTCATCAATCGTTTCGCTAGTTCTGGTTAATAAAATATCACCTTCTTTTACCGAGTAAACTTCTTGTTCATATTCAGAAGTATACATTAAGTCTTTAACACTTTCAGGAAGGAAGTAGTTATTGAATACTGTTGAAAATGATACGAACGGTGCACCATGGCCTGCTTGCTCAGGCTTAGAAGATATGCCTGAACCAATTTTATATAGATCGCTAAATTTGAACTCTTTAATATTATTCATGAACTATTGATTTCAATCCGTCCCTAATTGAACGATCTAATATTTGCGATTCATTAAAAAGATTCAAAAGACTTTTATCAAATTCTTTTATTCTATTTTCAAACTCTTCCCTGGTTATTTCAATGTGAGTAAGTTTAATCTCGAAATACTGCCCTGCACTCAGAGAATAATTCTTTTCTTTGATCTGTTCATAACTTACCACCACCGAGAAGTCTTCGACACTTTTGTGTTCGTTAAAAGTATTTATAATTTGTTCTTCTTCTTCGTGTCGTAGAACGGTCTTTTGGTTCTTACCTTCTTTGATGGTTTCACCGAGTTTGGACGCATCCATAAGCACAATGTCGCCTTTGGTGTTGGCTTTGTCCAAAAAGAGAATGGATACGTTTGTGCCAGTGGTTGCAAAGATGTTACTAGGCATAGAAATTACCCCTCGTAGCATTTTGTGTTCTACCAGACGTTCTCGAATCTTTCGTTCAATGCCACTTTGAGCAGTAATAAAACCAGTGGGCACAACCACAGCCGCCTTGCCGTTGTCATTTAGGGAGTGCATGATATGTTGCAAAAACATCAGGTAAATCGCCATACTTTCTTTTTTTGCCTTGGGTATATTGGGTATTCCTGCAAAAAAACGTTCGTGATTTTCTTTGGTGTTGAGCTGTGCGCTGTAATCAGAGAAGTCAAGCTTGAACGGTGGGTTACTGACTATGAAATCAAAGGTTTGCAACTTTCCTTTTTTGTCTTTGTGGTAGGGATCAAGGATGGTGTTTCCTTTAACCACATTGGGAATAGAGTGCACCAAGTTGTTCAAAATCAAATTGAGTCGAAGTAAGTTCGATGATTTTTGTGAGATATCTTGAGAGTAAATGGTACATCGATCTTCCCCAATTTGGTGTGCGAGGTTCATGAGTAATGTGCCCGATCCAGCACTCGGGTCATAACAAGTTACATTTTTAACCTTGCCTTGGACAAGACAACGTGCCATAATTTTTGCTACTGCATGAGGTGTGAAGTATTCTGCATACTTGCCCCCACTATTGGTATTGTAATCTTTAATTAAGTATTCAAAAATGGTAGCGTAGAAATCAAATTTTTCATGAAAGATGTTTTCGAAGCTAAAGTTAACCAGCTTGTTGATGATTGCCTTGCAGAATTCATCACGTTTGTCCGTCACATATTTGCTTAGGTTTTCAAAAAGAGTAATCTTTTCACCGCCCTCCGTGACCACAGAAAAAATTTTACTGTTTTCTTTGGATATTTCCAGGAGCGTGTTATCGAAAATTTCAGCGAACCTTGGTTCGTTCTGGCGAGCAAATAGGTTCGAAATAAAATGTTCTGGTTTGAGGATTGCAGTGTTCACGTTGAGTTGCGATGTCAGCATCTCGTATTCGTCTGCTTTTAATGATTTGAGTGATTCTTCAATTTTATCTGCTTTGGTTAGTTTTGGGTCCAAAATCTTTATTTCATGAATGAATTTGTCATTGAGAAACTTATATAGAAATACTTGAGTAATGATTTTAAACTCATTTCCATCATTGCCAAGACCGTAATTAGCACAGACACTTTTCAGACTATCAATCAGCTCTTTAGTTTTCTTTTCAAATTCTATCGTCTTAGTCATAATTTATCGATTAAGCTGCCTCTCCTAAATACTCGTTCCTATATTCATTTACTATTAGATGATTAATTCGTTTGGATGTCGCCAAATCTAATGACATCTTGTGTTTATTCTTGATTTGGTCTATTACCAGGCGTAATAACATTTTTTCTACAAAACTTTGATTTTCCAACATTTTATCATTTTGTAAAATCTGAGTATCTACTTCTTTTTTTAGGCTACTTAATAATTCAAACAATTTTGCTTCGCTTTGGGTAAGAGGATCCTTTTCCATCAAACGTTTGTGGATTCGTGCGTATTTTTCATCATTATCATATTTTGCGCGAAGCAATTGATTTTTCCGTTCCAGTTCTCGTGCTTCATCGTAGATCTCATTCAAGGCATTAATATTTGCTTCCATATCCTCTTTGGTTACTTCGTTTAGGTTTTTCTTTTTAAAGAGCCTTTCTAATTCCTGCTTTAAGCTGATAAATACAGGGTCTCTTTGGTCAAAATTGCCCCCCAACATTTCGCGAGTCCTTTTTAGCGTATTTCGCAATTGATCAGCCAAAATCATTTCTTCTTCTTTCACTTTTAGGAATGCAAAAATTATATCTTCCAAAGCTAAGTTAAGTAAGTTGGTTGATTTATCATTGTTTTCCAATGCCTCACGAGCATTAATGATGGCTAAATGGTTATTGGCTTCGCGCGAGAGTAATGTGAGTTTTTGAAAATCTAGCTTATCTAACAATTCGTAGTTACGAGAGAGTCTGATTAGGTTATAGAGTTCGCGAGCTGTATTTAAAGCTTTTGTTATTTTCAACATCTCAGAGCGGTCGTTTATCTGAGAGATCTGCTGTGAGAATATTTCAGCATTATCAGTGTCAAAGTGAAACAGTAATTCTTTGATGTCCTGAATATCTTTTTGAATTTCTTCCGGAGTTTTGAAAAGGTTGGAATAATGCTCTTTTTCGTCACCTAACTCTTCGTTTAACTCCTTTAAATAGTCTCTATTGGTTTGGTTGAATTCTTCCTCGATGTCGGCAAAATCTACAATATATCCATAGCGGAAATTTTTATAAGGTCGATTGACTCTTGTCAGCGCTTGCAATAAATTATGTTTCTTGATTAATCTTCCAAGATAGAGTTTTTTGAGTCGAGGGGCATCAAATCCAGTTAAAAGCATGTTGTAGACAAAAAGGATATCAATCTTTCCATCTTTAAATGCCTCTATTTCGGCCTCACGTTTCTGTTTCGTTCCAATGTCGTGTAGTATAACCGAAGCAGACAGGGGAAAATAATTTTTTATGTTGTGTGAAGCCGATTCAATCAGTTTGGAATCTGTATCTGATGTAGTTTTCTCTGATTCTTTCTTAACCAAATACTTATGCTGGAAGATTTCATAGAGTTTTTCTGCCTGTTCAGCGGAATCGCAGATAACCATCCCACCAATCGTATTATCACCATGCGTAATTCTGGCTTTTGTAAAATCCTCGATAATGAAATCGAGCATGGGTTCTACGAAACTTTGGTGTGCATATACTGTTTTTCGATTTCCCTCACCTTTCAATATGTCAACTTCTTCTAATGCTTTCTTCATAGAGAGTTTGTATTTGGTTTCAATCTCTTCTCGAATTAGTTTGAGCGTATATCCATCAGCAATAGATGCATTGTAGTAGTATTTGTGAATGTATTCTCCAAATAAGTCTCTTGAATTGAAATCGGAGCTGAGTAGAGGTGTGCCTGTCAAACCAATATGAATTGCATTAGGATCCGATTCCCGTAAGTTTGCGAGAAAGCTACCTTTGGGATTATAGCTTCTATGAACTTCATCAAGAAAATAAATTCGTTGTATATTTAGATTGTAATCTGTATTACGTAAAACATCCGAATCTTCTTTAAACTTCTGTATGTTTACAACTGTGATTTCACTCTTTCCTGAATCGTTGTGAATCACGCTGGTAGTTTTTATATCTTTAACAAAATCATTACGGGAGTTGATTTCATGAACAACTAATCCTCTTCCTCTGAATTCTTTACTTGCCTGAATTAATAGGTCAAGTCTATCGACAATGAAGTAAAATTTGGGAATGATATTTCTGCTTTGAAAATAATCAGTCAGGTATTTTACATTATAGTAAGTCAATGCCGTCTTTCCGCTACCTTGTGTGTGCCAAATTATACCTTTCCGAATGCCTTCATCTAGCTTTGTTTGAATTGCTTTTGTAGCAAAAAATTGAGGATACCGCATAACATGTTTTTGTAAACCCGAGTTTTCTTTCATGTAAGCGAAACCATAGCGTAAAAGAAAGGCGAGTCGTTCTCGCTGTAAAATTGAAGTGCAGATTCTGTTGGTCGGACTATTCGGATCCTTATTAATAACAAATTCTTGAGAATTCTTTATTCCGACGTAATTGGTGTCCTTGAGAACGAAATTTTCAATTTCAGCATTTGTAGGTGCCAAAATTTCTTTTAAATTAAATTTTTCTTCTTCACGGAAATAGTTTAATATTACATTTTTTTGAGATGTAGTTGCATAAAATGCACCTTCAATTTGTTTATGAGATGTATTCTCTGCATATTCCATATTGTTTGAGAATATCATCAGCTGTGTTATGTTTAAAAAGTTTTTAAATTTTTTATTTTGAGTTCGCTTTTGAATTCGATCAAATTCAGCTTGAATGCCATCTTTGTTATTCGGTTTTTTGACTTCAATGAATACCAATGGCATCCCATTGATTAGTAAGGTTATATCTGGCCTAAATTCTTCATCTTCGTTTTTGTATGTTAATTCAGTCACTACATGAAAAGTGTTATTGTTGAAATTAGCAAAATCAATCAGCCGAATTTCTGATTGATCGATTAATTTTTCATAAAATACTCTGCCTAAATCGTCGTTGTCTAACGAAAGTGCGATTTCATCAAGAATTCGCTTGAGGTCATTTTCTGTTAGGTCTTTGTCTGAATTGATTCTGCTTATGCTTTCTTTAAATAATTCTGGAAAGATATTGCTGGTCTCATCCCATTTTGAGTTTTTTAAAGAAATGTAGGAATAACCTAATCTACACAAATGAAGTATGGTGGGAATTTTTACTCGTGAATCTTCGTTGAAAGTCATTTATGATATTGCCGATTTCCTATAAATTAGAATATATTGAGGAAATAAAGTTTTGAAAGGTTGTCAATTTGCTCTGTCTTTTTTTGCTTACTACGATGAAATGCTTAGCTTTTGTTAACATTGAAATTTACCCATCTCTACATCTTCAATCTGGCAATTTTGGAAAGGTGAAGGCAACAAAATTTGTGAAGTTTCTTGAAAAAACAGTTTTGTTTTTAATTGCGAGAGGGATCGTAAGGGCGCGTTAGCGGTCGCTTTGCGACCGAAGCCCTGGAGAGCCCGACCCCAAATTTCTGATACGATGTTATCTGATCCGAATCCATTGTTGAAATTGAATCTAGTCATTGGGGGCTCGCCCAAAATCCCCGCATAACGCAAGGGGAGGCTCTTATGAGGTGAAACTCGTGAAGAGGGTGAAGTCACAGAATATTTTCCGTAAGAAAATATTCTAGCTATATCTTAAAAATTGCGGCTGGATCACCTCCTTTTATAAAGGAAACCAATTACCTTTCGTTAGGATTGTTGTCACGCTACGTTGTATATTGTAAAAGATAAGTCATAAGACTTAAATTCTTAACCATTGTTACTTTGAAACCTCGCTAAGTTAGCGGGGTTTTTTTATGCCCTAACGGCATTCTGTATTCGGGCCTATCTATCTGAGTGCAACTTTTGAAAATCTTACTCTTTACATTGGTAGTGGTCTTGATGAAATTAATGATTTTCATGATAGTGGACTAAAAAATGAAAAACGGATTCGGTGACCAACTAAGGGAATGGAGAAAACTTCGTAAAAAAAGCCAACTGGAATTGGCATTGGATGCGGAAATTTCAAGCAAACATATCAGCTTTCTGGAAACTGGAAGGGCAAATCCTACTAAAGAAATGATCCATCGACTTTCGGATGTATTGGACATTCCATTCCGTGAAAGAAATTTGTTAATGTTAGGTGCTGGTCTTTCTCCCAGCGGAACTTCTGTTCTCCCATTTATTTCCTGGATCGGTTACGATTGGACAGAATCTTATGGAATTGATTTTTCAC
The sequence above is a segment of the Leptospira sp. WS39.C2 genome. Coding sequences within it:
- a CDS encoding class I SAM-dependent DNA methyltransferase, with the protein product MTKTIEFEKKTKELIDSLKSVCANYGLGNDGNEFKIITQVFLYKFLNDKFIHEIKILDPKLTKADKIEESLKSLKADEYEMLTSQLNVNTAILKPEHFISNLFARQNEPRFAEIFDNTLLEISKENSKIFSVVTEGGEKITLFENLSKYVTDKRDEFCKAIINKLVNFSFENIFHEKFDFYATIFEYLIKDYNTNSGGKYAEYFTPHAVAKIMARCLVQGKVKNVTCYDPSAGSGTLLMNLAHQIGEDRCTIYSQDISQKSSNLLRLNLILNNLVHSIPNVVKGNTILDPYHKDKKGKLQTFDFIVSNPPFKLDFSDYSAQLNTKENHERFFAGIPNIPKAKKESMAIYLMFLQHIMHSLNDNGKAAVVVPTGFITAQSGIERKIRERLVEHKMLRGVISMPSNIFATTGTNVSILFLDKANTKGDIVLMDASKLGETIKEGKNQKTVLRHEEEEQIINTFNEHKSVEDFSVVVSYEQIKEKNYSLSAGQYFEIKLTHIEITREEFENRIKEFDKSLLNLFNESQILDRSIRDGLKSIVHE
- a CDS encoding type I restriction endonuclease subunit R, whose product is MTFNEDSRVKIPTILHLCRLGYSYISLKNSKWDETSNIFPELFKESISRINSDKDLTENDLKRILDEIALSLDNDDLGRVFYEKLIDQSEIRLIDFANFNNNTFHVVTELTYKNEDEEFRPDITLLINGMPLVFIEVKKPNNKDGIQAEFDRIQKRTQNKKFKNFLNITQLMIFSNNMEYAENTSHKQIEGAFYATTSQKNVILNYFREEEKFNLKEILAPTNAEIENFVLKDTNYVGIKNSQEFVINKDPNSPTNRICTSILQRERLAFLLRYGFAYMKENSGLQKHVMRYPQFFATKAIQTKLDEGIRKGIIWHTQGSGKTALTYYNVKYLTDYFQSRNIIPKFYFIVDRLDLLIQASKEFRGRGLVVHEINSRNDFVKDIKTTSVIHNDSGKSEITVVNIQKFKEDSDVLRNTDYNLNIQRIYFLDEVHRSYNPKGSFLANLRESDPNAIHIGLTGTPLLSSDFNSRDLFGEYIHKYYYNASIADGYTLKLIREEIETKYKLSMKKALEEVDILKGEGNRKTVYAHQSFVEPMLDFIIEDFTKARITHGDNTIGGMVICDSAEQAEKLYEIFQHKYLVKKESEKTTSDTDSKLIESASHNIKNYFPLSASVILHDIGTKQKREAEIEAFKDGKIDILFVYNMLLTGFDAPRLKKLYLGRLIKKHNLLQALTRVNRPYKNFRYGYIVDFADIEEEFNQTNRDYLKELNEELGDEKEHYSNLFKTPEEIQKDIQDIKELLFHFDTDNAEIFSQQISQINDRSEMLKITKALNTARELYNLIRLSRNYELLDKLDFQKLTLLSREANNHLAIINAREALENNDKSTNLLNLALEDIIFAFLKVKEEEMILADQLRNTLKRTREMLGGNFDQRDPVFISLKQELERLFKKKNLNEVTKEDMEANINALNEIYDEARELERKNQLLRAKYDNDEKYARIHKRLMEKDPLTQSEAKLFELLSSLKKEVDTQILQNDKMLENQSFVEKMLLRLVIDQIKNKHKMSLDLATSKRINHLIVNEYRNEYLGEAA
- a CDS encoding helix-turn-helix domain-containing protein, which produces MKNGFGDQLREWRKLRKKSQLELALDAEISSKHISFLETGRANPTKEMIHRLSDVLDIPFRERNLLMLGAGLSPSGTSVLPFISWIGYDWTESYGIDFSP
- a CDS encoding restriction endonuclease subunit S produces the protein MNNIKEFKFSDLYKIGSGISSKPEQAGHGAPFVSFSTVFNNYFLPESVKDLMYTSEYEQEVYSVKEGDILLTRTSETIDELGMSCVVLKDYPRATFSGFVKRLRPTQSDVTYPKYMGFYLRSKFFRKTMTNNAVLTLRASLNEDIFSYLKLYLPDYDTQKKIGDFLYSLNEKISLNNRINAELEAMAKTIYDYWFVQFDFPDKNGKPYKASGGKMVWNEELKRKIPEGWEVGTVQDIGEIVGGSTPSTDEDENFQKNGIPWITPKDLSMNVGNKYITKGEVCVSRRGMEKASLKMMPEGTILLSSRAPIGYMAIAREPLTTNQGFKNIVPNKGYTSIIVYYLIKNLIPLIEKYSSGSTFKEISGGVLKSIKLLLPNKNQVTSLTDILSPIFKKQNLLELENQKLTELRDWLLPMLMNGQITIKDAEKELSKSF
- a CDS encoding sensor histidine kinase, encoding MKKMKAHHKMILFFSFAFFISCSQKDEVIPKIISGNLNVTNNALLIHPSFPLYGEWKFTPNVFTFEDTKNTFLVSIPDVPNWNKYNPNRENEGFGIGTYQISVQFPTKQKNFALYLEMIHSDCLVFQDSELIGTFGTVEDETGYMERKPKVVALKNTDKPTTTITFHVKNRFYKYGGIRIAPILGLEESIQETIKTSILLEATLAGGLLFLGLYQLGIYFTRKKVKGSLYFFLFCIFMFFQIISTGSQSLFLLIGKEMGEVVYRIDLFSEYAGVVAGLFYIHCLTKEYINRKIIYGFSFLMLIPITNTIFGPVNYISRFHFYVLCLIIPILLLLFYLIFCYIKDKRSGFVYLGLSVMFLIGSATNDIAHTLMHKSEPMYLNTGLLLFVFFQSLFLSKHISGEIVSAEIKFKDVLFQLIQSEKLSSIGMTVTSVAHEINSPLSAVILTSDSIRENISDFFKQLPQLESISKKSFPFIDSLIEQALVQENLPTGLEFRQKKIIFQKELEQFNINYNEQYADIFVTLGIKEIPKDWIQILIEYNSKALLLLAEKIVNILQGTNAIQSSANRAIKIAQALKNFTHFDPKAEIKTIQLSDSLNQILTILQGSLKHGIDLKTNFFNIPPIECYPDELNQVWTNMIQNSIQSMNGKGKLIIEINQTVLKNNPFAYVSIEDSGPGVAKEILDKIFDPFFTTKPIGQGTGLGLYISKQIIEKHKGIIDVIPTKGNTKFIVYLPYHQKTSLVGNPS